One segment of Pricia mediterranea DNA contains the following:
- a CDS encoding Gfo/Idh/MocA family protein, which yields MEQRSKKSATAPSRRSFVKNSLLGFGAITILPRHVLGRGITAPSDRINLGYIGLGKQGGILANKFIDKTEAQIVAGSDVWKSKRKLFEEVVSGSYAEKRGQNDYKGVKTYLEYQKLLSRKDIDAVIIATPDHWHAIQAIDALNAGKDVYCEKPLTNTVYEGRQIVNAVKKNKAVFQTGSMQRSWDRFKKAKETINSGKLGKIEKVIVNVGDPAIDYNLPKEPMPKGLDWNLWCGPAPLLDYNSAIAPEVVKSYPDWRDFKETGGGILADWGAHMFDIAQWCLGMDDTGPVRFTPPVDPKAVRGLKMVYENGVEVVHEDFGRGWAVRFIGSEGILDVGRSFLESLPLNIVYQEPFENPSKMFDHQNNHYDNWLSAIKSRGETICPAETGHRSATVCNVANIAYWLGKPLEWNPVKEQFKGNEEANALLKRQNRNYS from the coding sequence ATGGAACAAAGAAGTAAGAAGAGTGCTACTGCCCCGTCCCGAAGAAGTTTCGTTAAAAATAGTCTACTCGGCTTTGGAGCGATAACGATTTTGCCCCGCCATGTGCTCGGACGCGGCATAACGGCCCCCAGTGACAGAATCAATCTCGGATACATCGGCCTGGGCAAGCAAGGCGGTATTTTGGCAAATAAATTTATAGACAAGACAGAGGCCCAGATTGTTGCCGGAAGTGATGTTTGGAAATCAAAACGCAAGCTGTTCGAGGAGGTAGTCAGCGGTTCTTATGCGGAGAAAAGGGGTCAAAACGACTATAAGGGCGTAAAGACCTACTTGGAATACCAAAAACTACTAAGTCGAAAGGATATCGACGCCGTGATCATTGCCACCCCGGACCACTGGCATGCCATTCAGGCCATAGATGCCTTGAATGCGGGCAAGGATGTGTATTGCGAAAAGCCCTTGACCAATACCGTTTACGAAGGCCGTCAGATCGTAAACGCGGTCAAAAAAAACAAGGCTGTTTTTCAGACGGGAAGCATGCAGCGGTCGTGGGATAGGTTTAAAAAAGCTAAGGAAACTATAAATTCCGGTAAGCTAGGAAAAATTGAAAAAGTAATTGTTAATGTTGGAGACCCGGCCATTGATTATAACCTTCCCAAAGAACCCATGCCCAAAGGTCTCGATTGGAATTTGTGGTGTGGCCCTGCACCTTTGTTAGATTACAATAGTGCTATAGCGCCCGAGGTGGTGAAATCCTATCCCGATTGGCGGGACTTCAAGGAAACAGGTGGCGGAATACTCGCCGACTGGGGTGCGCACATGTTCGATATTGCCCAATGGTGCTTGGGAATGGACGATACCGGGCCGGTCAGATTTACGCCCCCGGTGGACCCCAAAGCCGTTCGGGGGCTCAAAATGGTCTATGAAAACGGCGTAGAAGTGGTACATGAGGATTTTGGTAGAGGGTGGGCCGTACGCTTTATCGGTTCGGAAGGTATTTTGGATGTCGGACGTAGTTTTTTGGAATCCCTTCCCCTCAACATCGTTTATCAAGAGCCTTTTGAAAACCCTTCAAAAATGTTCGACCACCAGAACAACCACTATGACAACTGGCTGAGCGCCATCAAATCAAGGGGAGAAACCATTTGTCCCGCGGAGACGGGACACCGATCGGCGACGGTCTGCAACGTTGCGAACATCGCCTACTGGTTGGGCAAGCCGTTGGAATGGAACCCGGTCAAGGAGCAATTTAAAGGCAATGAGGAGGCGAATGCATTATTGAAACGGCAGAATCGAAACTATAGCTGA
- a CDS encoding c-type cytochrome codes for MYKTLLAMLAIFLLGISCEEKETAETAENLPPKLAKLKLQPGFEAEHLYSPGEQEQGSWVAMTFDDKGRLITSDQYGALYRLEIPEIGSEDLSPKIEKLRIQTGEQVADSIIQMGYAQGLLYAFNSLYVMVNHRGNEEFEKTSGLYRLQDTDNDDQYDKISLLKELDGSGEHGPHSIVMAPDQESLYVIAGNHTDLPEMDGYRLPKVWKDDNLFPLIKDPRGHANDRGAPGGWVAHIDPEGKDWTLVAAGFRNAFDIAFNELGDMFTFDSDMEWDLGMPWYRPTRICHVTSGAEFGWRTGNQKWSPAYPDNLPPVLNIGQGSPTNVSYGKDARFPEKYKRSLFAFDWSFGIIYAIELKPEGASYSGEKEEFVSGIPLPLTDGVIGPDGALYFMTGGRRLESDLYRVYYNDEEGKEASLASTSAPEQTEENSLRQKLETYHTGPTEGAVDFAWPNLNHSDRFVRYAARIALEHQPVKEWQERVFSEKNPEAMVQGMIALARHGNASLRDRMLTTLTDVEYEGLSAAHQIDLLRAIELTLSRFGKPGGALQTEVASYLDPHYPAKTDVLNQSLSKTLAYLNSPKVVNKTLALLKSEEGENASVMEGTATDASDLIMRNPQYGMDIAQTLKNMPPAQNTYYGIVLDDINTGWTPELREEYFNWFYKAFSFKAGRSYIGFIDKARQSALTHVPKSKFEYYNTISGDSLLGSSGTDLVQNAVQPEGPGKNWQMEDVDDLLAEGLEGGDFESGKNLYAATTCITCHAMRGEGENIGPDLTQLGTRFTPEDMMEAIIEPNKTISDQYNSTEFSLKNGQTVVGRLISEDDGNYIISQNPYAPELTRKIPKSEVIDQQMSTVSLMPPGLINRLNANEVRDLLAYLKAGGNPDNPIYSEDNSQARSAR; via the coding sequence ATGTACAAAACACTGCTTGCCATGCTGGCAATCTTTCTACTGGGGATTTCTTGTGAAGAAAAAGAGACCGCCGAAACCGCCGAGAACCTACCCCCAAAGCTAGCCAAGCTCAAACTGCAACCGGGTTTCGAGGCTGAGCACCTATATAGTCCCGGGGAGCAAGAGCAGGGCTCTTGGGTGGCCATGACCTTTGACGATAAGGGCCGGTTGATTACCTCTGATCAGTATGGTGCGCTATATCGTTTGGAAATACCTGAAATCGGTTCCGAAGACCTGTCCCCAAAAATCGAAAAACTCAGGATCCAAACCGGGGAACAAGTAGCGGACTCGATTATTCAAATGGGCTACGCACAAGGCCTTCTCTACGCCTTTAATAGCCTGTACGTCATGGTCAACCACCGTGGTAACGAGGAATTCGAAAAAACCAGTGGCCTATACCGGTTGCAAGACACCGACAATGACGACCAGTACGATAAGATTAGCCTACTCAAGGAACTTGACGGCTCGGGGGAGCACGGTCCCCATAGCATCGTCATGGCCCCGGACCAAGAATCGCTCTATGTCATCGCGGGTAACCATACCGACCTGCCTGAGATGGACGGCTATCGATTGCCTAAAGTTTGGAAAGACGACAATTTATTCCCCTTGATCAAAGACCCCCGGGGCCATGCCAACGACCGTGGCGCTCCAGGGGGGTGGGTGGCCCATATCGATCCCGAAGGCAAGGATTGGACATTGGTTGCAGCGGGTTTTCGGAATGCCTTCGATATCGCCTTTAACGAACTGGGCGATATGTTTACTTTCGATTCGGATATGGAGTGGGACTTGGGTATGCCCTGGTACCGGCCAACGCGTATTTGTCATGTAACGAGCGGTGCCGAGTTCGGGTGGCGGACCGGCAACCAAAAATGGTCTCCTGCCTATCCCGACAATCTACCACCGGTCTTGAATATCGGACAAGGCTCACCGACCAATGTTTCGTACGGAAAAGATGCCCGATTTCCTGAAAAGTACAAGCGTAGTCTTTTTGCTTTCGACTGGAGTTTTGGAATCATCTATGCCATCGAACTAAAGCCGGAGGGAGCTTCCTATTCCGGTGAAAAGGAAGAATTTGTTTCAGGAATACCGCTTCCCCTGACCGATGGCGTTATCGGTCCCGATGGTGCCCTATATTTTATGACAGGGGGCCGTCGCTTGGAATCGGACCTGTATCGGGTATATTATAACGATGAAGAGGGAAAAGAAGCTTCACTGGCTTCCACTTCCGCACCAGAACAGACCGAGGAAAACAGCCTCCGCCAAAAATTGGAAACCTATCACACAGGCCCGACGGAGGGTGCAGTGGATTTTGCCTGGCCCAATTTAAATCATAGCGACCGTTTTGTCCGCTATGCCGCCCGAATCGCACTGGAGCATCAACCGGTAAAGGAATGGCAAGAACGGGTATTCAGCGAAAAAAATCCAGAAGCCATGGTGCAAGGGATGATCGCTTTGGCCCGACATGGCAACGCATCCCTACGTGATCGTATGTTAACCACGTTGACCGACGTCGAATATGAAGGCTTGTCCGCGGCACACCAGATAGATCTGTTACGCGCCATCGAGCTGACCTTATCGCGCTTTGGCAAACCTGGAGGAGCCTTACAAACCGAGGTGGCGAGCTATTTGGATCCGCATTACCCGGCAAAGACCGACGTTTTGAACCAATCCCTAAGCAAAACCCTGGCCTATTTAAATAGCCCAAAGGTTGTAAATAAAACCTTGGCTTTGCTGAAATCGGAAGAAGGGGAAAACGCCTCGGTCATGGAAGGTACCGCGACCGATGCCTCGGACCTGATCATGAGGAATCCGCAATATGGAATGGACATCGCACAGACCCTCAAAAACATGCCGCCCGCACAAAACACTTACTACGGCATCGTTCTGGACGACATCAATACGGGGTGGACCCCCGAACTCCGCGAAGAGTATTTCAACTGGTTTTATAAAGCCTTTTCTTTCAAAGCCGGTCGCAGCTACATAGGTTTTATCGATAAGGCCCGACAGTCTGCTTTGACCCATGTTCCTAAAAGCAAATTCGAGTATTACAACACCATATCCGGTGATTCGTTGCTCGGGAGCTCGGGTACGGATTTGGTACAAAATGCGGTACAACCCGAAGGTCCAGGTAAAAATTGGCAAATGGAGGATGTGGACGATCTTTTGGCCGAAGGGCTTGAAGGTGGGGATTTTGAGTCAGGTAAAAATTTATACGCCGCGACCACCTGTATAACGTGCCATGCCATGCGAGGTGAAGGTGAAAATATTGGGCCCGATCTTACCCAGCTGGGTACCCGATTTACACCGGAGGATATGATGGAGGCCATTATAGAGCCCAATAAAACGATTTCGGATCAGTATAATTCGACGGAGTTCTCCCTCAAAAATGGACAGACAGTGGTAGGAAGGCTAATCAGTGAGGACGACGGCAACTACATCATTTCACAAAATCCGTATGCCCCTGAGCTGACCCGGAAAATCCCGAAAAGCGAGGTGATCGACCAACAGATGTCCACCGTCTCCCTCATGCCTCCCGGACTGATCAACCGGTTGAATGCCAATGAGGTCAGAGATTTGTTGGCCTATTTGAAGGCGGGAGGCAATCCTGATAACCCGATCTATTCGGAAGATAACAGCCAGGCCCGGTCGGCACGTTAA
- a CDS encoding FG-GAP repeat domain-containing protein has product MQNKLLILFFFALVGHATGQSEKKPKAVQTRSIHFEKKKIASESYETVGVFDVNSDKVPDIVSGGFWYEGPAYSTRHAIGAAKRYGEYYDDFSTIPLDVNGDGRTDFVTGGWFGGQLVWKQNPGDETEWQEHLIAEVGNIESTRSWDLDGDGIVEIVPNTPNDSLRIYRLLLDNKEKGTGKFAHTSIFGKHGHGIGFGDINGDGRDDLVIPTGWLEAPFKPFEDSWRFHPEFELGTASVPVLVVDVNLDGHNDLIVGMGHDYGLHWYEQHPGEKSSEKKWQKHAIDPFNSQYHTMEWKDLDGDGTPELITGKRYRAHNGKDSGGSDDLGLYYFRWNGENFSKQVIDYGAYGEGKGTGVYFSVADLNNDGKKDIIVAGKDGLTIYYNRGAK; this is encoded by the coding sequence ATGCAAAACAAGCTCCTGATCCTGTTCTTTTTCGCGCTGGTTGGTCATGCCACCGGCCAGTCGGAGAAAAAACCCAAGGCTGTTCAAACAAGGTCTATCCACTTCGAGAAAAAGAAAATTGCATCCGAAAGCTATGAAACAGTAGGGGTGTTCGACGTAAACAGCGATAAGGTACCTGATATCGTTTCGGGCGGATTTTGGTACGAGGGACCTGCATATTCGACCCGTCACGCAATTGGCGCAGCCAAACGCTACGGCGAATACTATGACGATTTTTCCACCATTCCCTTGGATGTCAACGGCGATGGCCGTACGGATTTTGTTACGGGCGGATGGTTCGGCGGCCAATTGGTCTGGAAGCAGAACCCCGGTGATGAAACCGAATGGCAGGAACATCTAATCGCCGAAGTAGGCAACATTGAATCCACACGTTCTTGGGATCTCGATGGAGACGGTATTGTAGAAATCGTTCCGAATACCCCCAACGATTCATTAAGAATCTATCGGTTGCTATTGGATAACAAAGAAAAGGGTACGGGCAAATTTGCCCATACATCTATTTTTGGCAAACACGGACATGGTATCGGCTTTGGCGATATTAACGGCGATGGAAGGGATGATTTGGTCATTCCCACCGGCTGGCTGGAAGCCCCCTTTAAACCCTTCGAAGATTCCTGGAGATTCCATCCCGAATTCGAATTGGGCACGGCCAGCGTCCCCGTTCTGGTGGTAGATGTCAACCTAGACGGACATAACGATCTAATTGTGGGAATGGGGCACGATTACGGGCTACATTGGTACGAACAGCATCCTGGCGAGAAGTCCAGCGAAAAAAAGTGGCAAAAACATGCTATCGACCCTTTCAATTCCCAATATCATACCATGGAATGGAAAGATTTGGACGGCGACGGCACCCCTGAACTGATTACCGGCAAACGCTACCGAGCCCACAACGGCAAAGATTCCGGCGGAAGCGACGACTTAGGACTGTATTACTTTCGCTGGAACGGGGAGAATTTCAGCAAACAGGTCATCGACTACGGTGCTTATGGAGAAGGAAAGGGAACGGGGGTCTATTTTAGCGTGGCCGATCTGAACAATGACGGCAAAAAGGATATCATTGTGGCCGGCAAAGACGGACTTACAATCTACTACAATAGAGGTGCTAAATGA
- a CDS encoding 3-keto-disaccharide hydrolase: protein MSTNIQSPIFILLALFLFSLQSCKENKTKNPEKHTEANKAEEDGFVQIFDGKTLEGWEGDPAYWSVKNGNLIGEVTPETLLENNTFIIWQGGQPADFELKLEFRIAESGNSGINYRSEKIDTIPHALRGYQADIDGKNTYTGQNYEEKKRTTLAYRGEKVIINSQENPDAAESLRANIKNNCWQSREVVGSLGESDSLKTKIKSGDWNKIHLIVKGNRMQHYVNDVLMSDVTDEDTVNRESKGHLGVQVHVGPPMTVAYRNIRLKNL, encoded by the coding sequence ATGAGCACAAACATTCAGTCGCCGATTTTTATTCTATTAGCATTATTTCTTTTCTCCCTTCAATCCTGTAAGGAGAACAAAACGAAAAATCCAGAAAAGCATACCGAAGCGAATAAGGCGGAAGAGGATGGCTTCGTACAAATCTTCGACGGCAAAACCCTGGAAGGTTGGGAAGGCGATCCCGCCTATTGGAGCGTCAAGAACGGCAATTTGATTGGTGAGGTCACTCCGGAAACCCTGCTCGAGAATAACACCTTTATCATCTGGCAGGGTGGCCAACCGGCGGACTTTGAGCTGAAATTGGAGTTCAGGATTGCCGAATCGGGTAATAGCGGCATCAACTACCGTAGCGAAAAAATCGATACCATTCCCCATGCCCTGCGCGGCTATCAAGCCGATATCGACGGCAAGAACACCTACACAGGACAGAACTACGAGGAGAAGAAACGCACCACCTTGGCCTATCGAGGCGAGAAGGTCATCATTAATTCGCAGGAAAATCCCGATGCCGCGGAATCCTTGCGCGCCAATATAAAAAATAATTGTTGGCAGAGTAGGGAAGTGGTCGGATCCTTGGGGGAGTCCGATTCCCTCAAAACAAAGATTAAAAGTGGGGACTGGAACAAAATACACCTCATCGTCAAAGGCAATCGGATGCAACATTATGTAAACGACGTGCTGATGAGCGATGTGACCGATGAAGATACCGTAAACCGGGAATCGAAGGGCCATCTCGGGGTACAAGTCCATGTGGGCCCACCCATGACCGTTGCGTACCGGAACATTCGGTTGAAAAACCTTTGA
- a CDS encoding RagB/SusD family nutrient uptake outer membrane protein: MKKLTILCVLLGLVISGCEDELTIFPEDSLSEPTFFQTEVDFEQAVNGAYVPLRSIINGAGSGPSGPYLAEMHSDNTYFARNPAFGATEQQEDIADFSIPSDNGITANVHVTNQYVQDYEIIARANQILTTIDKAEFDATAKNNLKGQALFLRAYAYFELVRYFGSVPLHLTPVVAREDAALPLSTEEELYTQIISDSQEAIGLLPPKSEQEAGRVTSGAARTLLANVYIVRQQWAEAETQLRAIVDSNEYMLMPDYADAFSGTTDNKNNMESVFEIQFKEGPEGLNGTFLYNFLPRNITAEEVGGITGTSNPQPLNGEGNNIPTPDIIAAYEEGDLREDASIQYVTISQSFWKDGVYPIIKKYVEPHSLHNNHGMNWPVYRYSEVLLFLAEALEEQGESGEAAIYLNQVRNRAGLDDATGDLGEAIFNERRVELAFENKRWFDLVRTGRAIDVITAYGNRIKANPLDYYYPEGTEPRGNAFTNISLLYALPASESSLNPNF; this comes from the coding sequence ATGAAAAAATTAACGATACTGTGCGTACTGTTAGGTCTCGTAATATCCGGCTGCGAAGATGAACTGACAATCTTTCCGGAAGACTCGTTAAGCGAACCTACTTTTTTTCAGACCGAAGTCGATTTTGAACAGGCCGTCAACGGTGCTTATGTACCATTGAGGTCAATTATTAACGGTGCTGGATCTGGTCCCTCCGGGCCATACCTTGCGGAAATGCATTCGGACAATACCTACTTTGCTAGAAATCCTGCTTTCGGCGCTACCGAACAACAGGAGGATATTGCGGATTTTTCCATTCCCAGCGACAATGGAATTACGGCTAATGTCCATGTGACGAATCAATATGTTCAGGACTATGAAATCATCGCACGTGCCAATCAGATACTGACTACTATCGATAAGGCGGAGTTTGATGCCACTGCAAAAAATAACCTAAAAGGGCAGGCACTCTTTCTAAGGGCATATGCCTATTTCGAATTGGTGCGTTATTTTGGGAGTGTACCGCTTCACTTGACCCCTGTAGTGGCACGAGAAGATGCAGCCTTGCCCTTGTCGACAGAAGAGGAACTCTATACCCAAATTATTTCGGACTCCCAAGAGGCCATCGGTCTTTTGCCCCCAAAATCGGAACAGGAAGCGGGTAGGGTAACCTCAGGTGCTGCAAGGACCTTGCTGGCCAATGTTTATATCGTACGGCAACAATGGGCTGAGGCGGAAACACAGTTAAGGGCGATCGTGGACAGTAACGAATATATGTTGATGCCCGATTATGCCGACGCATTTTCAGGCACTACGGATAATAAGAATAATATGGAATCAGTTTTCGAAATTCAGTTCAAGGAGGGGCCTGAAGGATTGAACGGGACTTTTCTATATAATTTTTTGCCGCGAAATATTACGGCAGAAGAAGTTGGTGGTATTACTGGAACCTCAAATCCTCAACCGTTGAATGGGGAGGGCAACAATATCCCAACCCCTGATATCATTGCAGCTTATGAAGAGGGAGATCTCAGGGAGGATGCTTCCATACAGTATGTCACAATAAGTCAAAGTTTTTGGAAGGATGGGGTATACCCCATCATCAAAAAATATGTCGAGCCGCATTCTTTGCACAATAATCATGGTATGAATTGGCCTGTTTATCGGTATTCAGAAGTATTGCTGTTCTTGGCTGAAGCTCTGGAAGAACAGGGTGAATCAGGTGAAGCAGCAATATATCTTAATCAAGTACGCAATCGGGCAGGGTTGGATGATGCCACCGGAGATTTGGGAGAGGCTATTTTCAACGAACGAAGGGTCGAGTTGGCCTTTGAGAACAAACGCTGGTTTGATCTGGTGCGTACCGGTCGCGCCATCGATGTGATTACTGCCTACGGTAATAGAATCAAAGCGAACCCATTGGATTACTATTACCCCGAAGGAACGGAGCCGCGAGGCAACGCGTTTACCAATATCAGCTTGCTCTATGCACTTCCAGCATCCGAATCTTCCTTAAACCCGAATTTTTGA
- a CDS encoding sulfatase-like hydrolase/transferase, which yields MKTRFLLFSVLVGILSSIPISVSGQDGNSNKTSNKPNIIFILTDDQRFDALGYAGNSLISTPEMDRLAREGTYFENAMVTTPICAASRASILTGLYERTHKFNFQTGNIRDDYMLSSYPTILKNNGYKTGFYGKYGVRYDELEKQFDEFESYDRNNAYDDRRGYYYKTLGKDTVHLTRYTGQKAIDFIDEADISRPFCLSLSFSAPHAHDSAKDQYFWQAESDKLLQGTTMPGPELGEDPYFEAQPKIVRDGFNRLRWNWRYDTPEKYQHSVKGYYRMISGIDREIAKIRAELKKKGLDQNTVIILMGDNGYFLGERQLAGKWLMYDNSVRVPLIVYDPRLGNQEDSDALALNVDVPSTILDLAGLQPPETWQGKSLMPLVSKKVKNLERDTVLIEHLWEFEHIPPSEGVRTQDWKYFRYVNDQSIEELYDLREDPQETENLASDERYRDKLKAFRQKTDELIYRYSDAYSNGPENLLIEFIRQPSDVKILDSSPEYGWSVPRGAVTQSAYQVLVASSKENIDDNIGDVWDSGQVRDPESTDVEHAGQDLKSGKTYYWKVRIWDEDNRLSQYSEPQSFTMASEKRSTVRYPGEQNAITTSNRFQIDSIKPKIFEKRGDAYFIDFGKDAFATMDFTYDAKSPHTLIFHVGEQLDGNRLNREPAKKSHIRYQRIEVPVTPDKKEYQLPVQIDQRNTLPNKAVALPDSFPVLVPFRYLELENTQENVEAEDFTQLAFHSYWEEDASSFTSDNDILNQVWELCKYSIKATTFAGLYVDGDRERIPYEADAYLNQLSHYTTDQEYAIARQTIEYFMEMPTWPTEWQQHVALMFHADYMYTGNTELIEKYYDDLKYKALMDLKGDYGLITSTKVTPEIMKNLGFGDRDEELRDIVDWPPSGWGGDPKVMGERDGFVLKDYNTVINSLYYKNMKIMAEFAEVLGKDNEKLEYELRAATAKKAINLQLFNPETGAYIDGIGTEHSSIHANMFPLAFGIVPEARQESVVEFIKSRGMAASVYGSQYLMEGLYNAGAADYAFDLLTSTSDRSWYNMIRIGSTITLEAWDMKYKPNADWNHAWGAVPANIIPRGLWGITPATPGFSKANIKPQMGKLKKSSIKTPTIKGPITGEYEYVNPRLQRYTIEIPANMVADFSLKASPDKVMKLNGKKVNAAFGSVRLTPGKNVVELVVNSF from the coding sequence ATGAAGACACGTTTTCTACTATTTTCAGTACTCGTAGGTATCCTTTCTAGTATTCCCATTTCCGTTTCCGGTCAAGATGGTAATTCAAATAAAACGTCCAACAAACCGAATATCATCTTCATCCTCACCGACGACCAGCGCTTCGATGCCCTAGGCTATGCTGGAAACAGTCTGATTTCCACCCCTGAAATGGATAGGCTTGCCAGAGAGGGCACCTACTTCGAAAATGCCATGGTTACCACCCCGATTTGTGCGGCCAGCCGCGCCAGCATCCTGACGGGACTATATGAGCGGACGCACAAATTCAATTTTCAGACGGGTAATATCCGAGACGATTATATGCTTAGCTCCTATCCGACCATCCTTAAAAATAACGGATACAAAACAGGCTTCTATGGCAAGTACGGGGTACGCTATGATGAACTGGAAAAACAATTCGATGAATTTGAATCTTACGACCGGAACAATGCCTACGACGATCGGCGCGGGTATTACTACAAGACCCTTGGCAAAGATACCGTACACCTTACCCGATATACAGGTCAGAAAGCTATTGATTTTATCGACGAGGCAGACATTTCGCGACCCTTTTGCCTGTCCCTTAGTTTTAGCGCTCCCCACGCCCATGATTCCGCCAAAGACCAGTATTTCTGGCAAGCGGAATCCGACAAATTATTGCAAGGTACCACCATGCCCGGTCCGGAATTAGGAGAGGACCCGTATTTTGAGGCCCAACCAAAAATCGTCAGGGATGGTTTTAACCGATTGCGCTGGAATTGGCGTTACGATACGCCGGAAAAATACCAGCACAGCGTCAAAGGTTACTACAGAATGATTTCTGGCATTGACCGCGAAATCGCCAAAATCCGTGCGGAGCTCAAAAAGAAAGGATTGGACCAGAATACGGTCATCATCTTGATGGGCGATAACGGTTACTTTTTGGGCGAACGTCAATTGGCAGGTAAATGGCTGATGTACGACAATTCCGTTCGGGTACCGCTGATTGTCTACGATCCCAGGTTAGGGAATCAAGAGGACAGCGATGCACTGGCGCTGAACGTTGATGTGCCTTCAACGATTCTGGATTTGGCCGGATTGCAGCCTCCCGAAACCTGGCAGGGAAAAAGCCTGATGCCTTTGGTTTCGAAAAAAGTAAAAAACCTGGAGCGGGATACCGTCCTGATCGAACATCTTTGGGAATTTGAACACATTCCGCCGAGCGAAGGGGTACGGACCCAAGACTGGAAATACTTTAGGTACGTGAACGACCAATCCATCGAAGAACTGTACGACCTGCGAGAAGACCCCCAAGAAACTGAAAATTTGGCTTCCGATGAAAGGTATCGGGATAAACTGAAGGCCTTCCGCCAAAAGACCGATGAGCTGATCTACAGATACAGCGATGCCTATTCCAACGGTCCAGAGAATTTGCTGATAGAGTTTATTCGTCAGCCATCCGATGTGAAAATCCTGGATTCCAGTCCCGAATACGGCTGGTCGGTACCGCGAGGGGCCGTTACCCAATCGGCCTACCAAGTGCTGGTCGCATCCTCCAAAGAAAATATCGATGACAATATCGGTGATGTTTGGGATAGCGGACAGGTTCGCGACCCGGAATCCACTGATGTCGAACATGCGGGACAGGATCTTAAAAGCGGAAAAACCTATTATTGGAAAGTCCGTATCTGGGATGAGGACAACCGCCTTTCCCAATATTCCGAACCCCAATCCTTTACAATGGCCTCCGAAAAAAGATCTACCGTTAGGTACCCTGGAGAGCAAAATGCTATAACTACGTCCAACAGGTTCCAGATCGACAGCATCAAGCCTAAGATTTTCGAAAAACGCGGCGATGCCTATTTCATCGACTTTGGAAAGGATGCCTTTGCGACAATGGATTTTACTTACGATGCCAAATCTCCGCATACCCTTATCTTTCACGTAGGCGAGCAGCTCGATGGCAATCGGTTGAACCGAGAACCGGCCAAGAAGAGCCATATCCGATATCAGCGCATAGAAGTACCGGTTACCCCTGATAAAAAGGAATATCAACTACCGGTACAAATCGACCAACGCAACACCTTGCCAAATAAAGCGGTAGCCCTACCGGATTCGTTTCCCGTTTTGGTGCCTTTCCGCTACTTGGAACTTGAAAATACCCAAGAAAATGTCGAAGCGGAAGATTTTACCCAACTAGCCTTCCATAGTTATTGGGAAGAGGATGCCAGTAGCTTTACATCCGACAACGACATCCTGAATCAGGTCTGGGAACTCTGCAAATACTCCATCAAGGCCACCACCTTTGCGGGACTTTACGTTGACGGCGACCGGGAACGCATCCCCTACGAGGCCGACGCCTACCTTAATCAATTGAGCCATTATACTACCGATCAAGAATACGCCATCGCGCGACAGACCATCGAATATTTTATGGAAATGCCGACTTGGCCCACCGAATGGCAACAGCACGTCGCCCTGATGTTCCATGCCGACTATATGTATACAGGCAATACAGAACTAATCGAAAAATACTACGATGACCTAAAATACAAGGCCCTTATGGATCTAAAAGGTGATTACGGTCTCATCACCTCGACCAAGGTAACCCCCGAAATCATGAAAAACCTGGGCTTTGGCGATAGGGATGAAGAGCTTAGGGACATTGTGGATTGGCCCCCCTCGGGTTGGGGCGGCGACCCGAAGGTAATGGGAGAACGGGACGGCTTCGTACTCAAGGATTATAATACGGTCATCAACAGCCTTTATTACAAAAATATGAAGATCATGGCCGAATTTGCCGAGGTGCTTGGTAAGGATAACGAAAAGCTGGAATATGAATTGCGGGCCGCGACCGCCAAGAAGGCCATCAACCTACAATTGTTCAATCCCGAGACGGGCGCCTATATCGACGGCATCGGAACCGAGCATTCTTCCATCCATGCCAACATGTTTCCCTTGGCCTTCGGAATCGTTCCCGAAGCCCGGCAGGAATCAGTGGTGGAATTCATTAAGTCCCGGGGTATGGCCGCAAGCGTTTATGGCTCCCAATATCTCATGGAAGGGCTTTACAATGCGGGGGCAGCCGATTACGCTTTTGACCTGCTGACCTCCACGTCGGACCGCAGCTGGTACAACATGATCCGTATCGGTTCTACCATCACTTTAGAAGCCTGGGATATGAAATACAAGCCCAATGCGGACTGGAACCATGCCTGGGGGGCGGTTCCTGCAAATATTATTCCCCGCGGACTTTGGGGCATCACCCCGGCGACTCCCGGATTTAGTAAGGCCAATATCAAGCCACAAATGGGCAAATTGAAAAAGAGCAGCATAAAAACGCCCACCATAAAAGGACCCATAACCGGGGAGTACGAATATGTCAACCCCAGGTTGCAACGCTACACCATAGAGATTCCTGCCAATATGGTCGCGGATTTTTCACTGAAAGCTTCCCCCGATAAGGTGATGAAGCTGAACGGCAAGAAAGTGAATGCCGCTTTTGGAAGTGTTCGTCTGACGCCCGGAAAAAACGTGGTCGAACTGGTCGTTAATTCTTTTTAG